The Chloroflexota bacterium genome segment GTCAATCCATTGATGGCCTACGGCTTCGAACGGCTCTGTGCGGACGCCGCGCGCATCGGCGTGGACGGATTCATCGTCCCCGATATGCCGCTGGAGGAGGCCGCCGAGCTGGCCGACGCCGCCCGGCAGCACGGCCTGCACTACGTCTACTTCCTGGCCCCGACCAGCGACGCCGGCCGGATCGAGGCGGTCGGCGGGCAGTCGAGCGGCTTCATCTACTGCGTGGCGCTCGTCGGCACCACCGGCGCTCGCTCGGAGCTGTCGGCGGAGCTGCCCGACTTCCTGGCTCGCGCCCGCGCCGCGACTGCGACGCCGCTGGTGGTCGGCTTCGGCATCTCGACGCCGGCCCACGTCGCGCGGCTGGTCGGGATGGCGGACGGGGCCATCGTGTCGAGCGCCATCGCCAACCTGATCGAAGCCACGCCACCCGAGCAGGTTGAGGCTGCCGTCGACGAATTCGTGCGCCAGCTGCGGGCCGCCACGGCCGGCACGACGGCGGCCACACGTTGACTCGCACCTGCGAGGAGGCCCTCACGCCCAGGCCGGCGAGTGCAAGACGGTGACCGTCAGCCGCCG includes the following:
- a CDS encoding tryptophan synthase subunit alpha yields the protein MSAQNRIDRAFAGLKQEGRIGLFPYLTAGYPDRAACVRLLRVMADAGADAFELGIPFSDPLADGVTMQITSAKSLAQGTTLADAFDIVAEFRQTHDTPIVMMSYVNPLMAYGFERLCADAARIGVDGFIVPDMPLEEAAELADAARQHGLHYVYFLAPTSDAGRIEAVGGQSSGFIYCVALVGTTGARSELSAELPDFLARARAATATPLVVGFGISTPAHVARLVGMADGAIVSSAIANLIEATPPEQVEAAVDEFVRQLRAATAGTTAATR